One window from the genome of Megalobrama amblycephala isolate DHTTF-2021 linkage group LG4, ASM1881202v1, whole genome shotgun sequence encodes:
- the bod1l1 gene encoding biorientation of chromosomes in cell division protein 1-like 1 isoform X1, which translates to MAALHPGDPQLVSMIVNHLKTEGLFDQFRRDCLADVDTKPAYLHLRQRVDNFVSNHLANHTWSPQLNKNQLRNSIRQLVQQSGMLEQGVDRIVAQVVDPKVHHTFRPQVERIVRKFLSPNSHMEEDELPPVAPPPPVENQEPELLTADDGNEAAASSSADVQIQTSVTDPIHDPTEDETMDISLPEEEEERGAEMKDEPQEEPGKDGGQEEEEEKDAEMEEVKEEGDAGKENSSKSSGKTREENRETDSQKPSSVKQKTRERLREEYSLEDSDLEALSDITVSSVHTSDLSSFEGDSDDDEPPSESTEEGEISSEDEGGRKTGEDAEGSGEKKPRGVRQGYVHKPFLYSRYYSDSDDEVTVEQRRRSVAKEKEERLLKRQQNRERMEEKRRLRAAQNEEQDRKKQADQRPRAKEARKEKKFLEKKVALSRQRKRDSRKEDDRKKSDTEGDSANKDVKAVSLKSGRRLSDLEEQRRKKADGEEKPPDKNRVHSFILDLELGTEERQRKAVRKDSHSKEKERKDKEKEKERSGGPDERLKHKLRKTGDAAGDTEKDGGAARGGAADEKKGAKVKPDRKSSVSSREIKTEAADEGNLKKGKTAVGEKEKPKVSGKSLRRLDSTGSSEERSEVETGSEVSRKKDKHPKDILKRSKSHPEAKPGEKLKVRSDRKDSSADKSQPQKSISENESDVRKVEAGPKVKSLSEKHKSKSQNPAAGKSDKKSETKTKAGSTEQKKEERKTSEEKAKVAKKTSEKKVPKDSERKSEEKESSAALEPAAVSSTTPLPDDPYGALSDVTPESEDEDAVAKEPRPLSAEADALLSLMDVCTSASELAARRETEADMKMKEAALTLLSMDPDIARSSDLISDSQVAMETLPTGTGSALYYAVTETNSESASGSSSQDAAASVATVEPMETEPLGLQEVTSEAGDERDKERDSQMLTADAAKSTLKVTADAAESMQTLTADVNESTQTFTADAAEPTQTLTADVNESTQTLTADTAESALTVSAGAAEPTQTLTADAAEPTQTLTADAAEPMQTLTADAAEPTQTLTADAAEPMQTLTADAAEPTQTLTAEAAESTLTVHADPAEATQTLTADAAESTLTVPADAAEPTQTLTAEAAESTLTVPADAAEPTQTLTAEAAESTLTVHADAAEPTQTLTADAAESTLIVHADAAEATQTLTAEAAESTLTVHADAAEPTQTLTAEAAESTLTVHADAAEPTQTLTADAAESTLTVPADAAEATQTLTADPAESEQTLTAGAALSVQTFSADAAEPLQTIITDTPETVQTLSANMAESSAQALTENAAESTSTVPADAAEPAQPLTADTKETDTDEPVQTLMEYTAVSIDAAEPAQMLTADTAEAAQTFAADTKEADADEPTQTHTVDTVESEKTVTTDAAEPAQNLIADTAEPAQTFVADTVKPLPSRSADTKGTDADESMQTHTVDTVEPVQTATTDAAEPAQTLIADTEEPAQTRSADTKETDADGSTQTHTVDTVEPVQTATTDAAEPAQTLIADTEEPAQTRSADTKETNADGSTQTHTVDTVEPAQTVTTDAAEPAQTDSTETGGASVSDEQEQKSSDASETVEQKESGTRRGRSSAQRAANQTRNDNEKEQTSNKECDDDDDDEEEEERSGASRTPRRGRSSKASDAPQRETRSASQPKEAESAVEEEPKEQGRRSRRSAAQIRDTPTVKPALKRKRSDELEVKEEPEQSAKHRRDEASPSDDQDVIKASDEDEERKDEEDVTRKPARRGRPSKASSATDDSDTGASEKRDGEKEDDEEETKTRATTRAASRLEAEKNKPSKPSTRALSKLSGKEENSPNTRSVRGRKRDTSPPVSRTRGGQKPDEAAAKRTKR; encoded by the exons ATGGCGGCGCTTCATCCCGGTGACCCGCAGCTGGTGTCGATGATCGTCAATCACCTGAAGACGGAGGGGCTGTTCGATCAGTTCAGGAGGGACTGTCTGGCGGACGTGGATACAAAG CCGGCGTATCTACACTTACGGCAGCGAGTCGACAACTTCGTGTCCAACCATCTGGCCAATCACACGTGGAGTCCACAGCTGAACAAGAACCAGCTGAGGAACAGCATCAGACAGCTGGTCCAGCA GTCCGGTATGCTGGAGCAGGGAGTGGACCGGATCGTGGCTCAGGTCGTTGATCCGAAGGTCCATCACACCTTTCGTCCGCAGGTGGAGCGAATCGTCCGGAAGTTTCTGTCTCCAAACAGCCACATGGAGGAGGACGAACTTCCTCCTGTAGCCCCGCCCCCTCCTGTGGAGAACCAGGAACCGGAACTGCTCACCGCAGATGATGGAAATGAAGCCG CTGCGAGTTCCAGCGCTGATGTTCAGATCCAGACGAGCGTTACCGACCCGATCCATGATCCCACAGAGGACGAGACGATGGACATCAGCCTCcctgaggaagaggaggagcgTGGCGCAGAGATGAAGGACGAACCGCAGGAGGAGCCTGGGAAAGACGGGGGAcaggaggaagaagaggagaAGGATGCGGAGATGGAGGAGGTGAAGGAGGAGGGAGACGCGGGGAAAGAGAACAGCAGTAAATCCTCAGGGAAGACGAGAGAGGAGAACCGGGAAACGGACTCGCAGAAACCCTCCAGCGTCAAACAGAAGACCAGAGAGCGGCTGAGAGAGG aGTACTCACTGGAGGACTCAGATCTGGAGGCTCTCAGTGACATCACCGTGAGTTCGGTCCACACCAGCGATCTGTCCTCGTTCGAGGGCGACAGCGATGATGACGAGCCGCCGTCTGAGTCCACAGAGGAGGGAGAGATCAGCTCTGAGG atgagGGCGGACGGAAGACGGGTGAGGACGCTGAGGGAAGCGGGGAGAAGAAGCCTCGCGGCGTGAGACAGGGATACGTACACAAACCCTTCCTGTACTCGCGCTACTACAGCGACTCTGATGACGAGGTGACGGTGGAGCAGCGCCGGCGATCGGTG GCCAAAGAAAAAGAGGAGCGTCTGCTGAAGCGGCAGCAGAACCGTGAGCGAATGGAGGAGAAACGCCGGCTGAGAGCAGCGCAGAATGAGGAACAGG ATCGGAAGAAACAGGCGGATCAGAGACCGAGAGCCAAAGAGGCTCGAAAAGAGAAGAAGTTCCTGGAGAAGAAAGTGGCTCTGagcagacagagaaagagagactcCAG AAAAGAGGATGACAGGAAGAAAAGTGACACTGAGGGTGATTCAGCCAACAAAGAT GTGAAGGCGGTGAGTCTGAAGTCAGGACGACGGCTGTCTGATCTGGAAGAGCAGCGCAGGAAGAAGGCAGACGGTGAAGAGAAACCCCCTGACAAAAACCGTGTTCACTCCTTCATCCTGGACCTGGAGCTGGGAACGGAGGAACGTCAGAGGAAAGCAGTTCGGAAAGACTCGCACTCCAAAGAAAAGGAGCGCAAGGATAAGGAGAAGGAAAAAGAGCGCAGCGGCGGCCCTGATGAACGACTCAAGCACAAACTCAGGAAGACTGGAGACGCCGCTGGAGACACTGAGAAAGACGGAGGGGCTGCGAGAGGAGGAGCAGCTGATGAGAAGAAGGGGGCAAAGGTCAAGCCGGACAGGAAAAGTTCTGTGTCATCCCGAGAAATCAAGACGGAAGCTGCGGATGAAGGGAACCTAAAGAAAGGAAAGACGGCCGTGGGTGAGAAGGAGAAACCGAAGGTGAGCGGCAAGAGCCTCCGCCGTCTGGACTCCACCGGCTCCTCAGAGGAGAGGTCAGAGGTCGAGACAGGTTCAGAGGTCAGCCGGAAGAAAGACAAGCACCCTAAAGATATTCTGAAGAGGTCAAAGAGTCATCCAGAGGCTAAACCGGGAGAGAAGCTCAAGGTGAGGTCGGATAGGAAGGATTCATCTGCAGACAAGTCTCAACCGCAGAAATCCATCTCGGAAAATGAGAGCGACGTCCGAAAGGTGGAGGCAGGGCCGAAGGTCAAGTCCCTATCTGAGAAACACAAGTCTAAATCCCAGAATCCTGCGGCAGGCAAATCGGACAAAAAAAGTGAAACCAAGACTAAAGCAGGAAGCACAGAACAGAAGAAAGAGGAAAGGAAAACGTCGGAGGAGAAAGCGAAGGTTGCGAAGAAAACAAGTGAGAAGAAGGTGCCGAAAGATTCCGAGAGGAAGTCCGAAGAGAAGGAGAGTTCTGCCGCACTGGAACCCGCGGCCGTCTCCAGCACCACACCTCTACCGGACGACCCTTACGGCGCCCTGAGCGACGTCACTCCCGAATCAGAGGATGAGGATGCGGTGGCCAAAGAGCCCCGCCCACTATCAGCAGAAGCCGACGCCCTCTTGAGCCTGATGGACGTCTGCACCTCCGCCTCGGAGCTGGCAGCCCGGCGGGAAACAGAGGCCGACATGAAGATGAAGGAAGCGGCGCTTACGCTGCTCTCCATGGATCCGGATATCGCACGCTCCTCGGATCTAATCTCCGATTCTCAGGTTGCCATGGAGACGCTTCCTACAGGCACAGGAAGTGCATTGTATTACGCTGTGACTGAGACGAACAGTGAGTCCGCCAGCGGCTCCTCATCCCAGGATGCAG CTGCATCTGTCGCCACAGTGGAACCCATGGAGACGGAGCCTCTCGGGTTGCAGGAAGTGACGTCAGAG GCTGGTGATGAaagagacaaagagagagacTCACAGATGCTTACAGCAGATGCAGCTAAATCCACGTTGAAGGTCACTGCAGACGCAGCCGAGTCCATGCAGACCCTCACTGCAGACGTTAATGAGTCCACACAGACCTTCACTGCAGACGCAGCTGAGCCAACGCAGACCCTCACTGCAGACGTTAATGAGTCCACGCAGACCCTCACTGCAGACACAGCTGAATCCGCACTGACAGTCTCTGCAGGCGCAGCTGAGCCAACGCAGACCCTCACTGCAGATGCAGCCGAGCCAACGCAGACCCTCACTGCAGACGCAGCTGAGCCAATGCAGACCCTCACTGCTGATGCAGCCGAGCCAACGCAGACCCTCACTGCAGACGCAGCTGAGCCAATGCAGACCCTCACTGCAGATGCAGCCGAGCCAACGCAGACCCTCACTGCAGAAGCTGCTGAATCCACATTGACAGTCCACGCAGACCCAGCTGAGGCAACGCAGACCCTCACTGCTGATGCAGCTGAATCCACATTGACAGTCCCCGCAGATGCAGCCGAGCCAACGCAGACCCTCACTGCAGAAGCTGCTGAATCCACATTGACAGTCCCCGCAGATGCAGCCGAGCCAACGCAGACCCTCACTGCAGAAGCTGCTGAATCCACATTGACAGTCCACGCAGACGCAGCTGAGCCAACGCAGACCCTCACTGCTGATGCAGCTGAATCCACATTGATAGTCCACGCAGACGCAGCTGAGGCAACGCAGACCCTCACTGCAGAAGCTGCTGAATCCACATTGACAGTCCACGCAGACGCAGCTGAGCCAACGCAGACCCTCACTGCAGAAGCTGCTGAATCCACATTGACAGTCCACGCAGACGCAGCTGAGCCAACGCAGACCCTCACTGCAGATGCAGCTGAATCCACATTGACAGTCCCTGCAGACGCAGCTGAGGCAACGCAGACCCTCACTGCAGACCCAGCTGAGTCAGAGCAAACCCTCACTGCAGGTGCAGCCTTGTCAGTGCAGACTTTTTCTGCAGATGCTGCCGAGCCCCTGCAGACCATCATTACAGACACTCCTGAGACAGTACAAACCCTCAGTGCAAACATGGCTGAGTCATCTGCGCAGGCTCTCACTGAAAACGCAGCTGAATCAACGTCAACGGTTCCTGCAGATGCAGCTGAGCCTGCGCAGCCCCTCACTGCAGACACAAAGGAGACAGATACAGATGAGCCTGTGCAGACCTTAATGGAATACACTGCAGTTTCTATAGACGCAGCAGAGCCTGCACAGATGCTTACGGCAGACACAGCTGAGGCCGCACAGACCTTTGCCGCAGACACAAAAGAGGCTGATGCAGATGAGCCCACGCAGACTCATACAGTAGACACAGTTGAGTCTGAAAAGACAGTCACCACAGATGCAGCCGAGCCTGCGCAGAACCTCATTGCAGATACGGCCGAGCCTGCGCAGACCTTTGTTGCAGATACAGTGAAGCCTCTGCCGTCCCGCTCTGCAGACACAAAAGGGACTGATGCCGATGAGTCCATGCAGACTCATACAGTAGACACAGTTGAGCCTGTGCAGACAGCAACCACAGATGCAGCTGAGCCTGCGCAGACCCTCATTGCAGATACAGAGGAGCCTGCGCAGACCCGCTCTGCAGACACAAAAGAGACTGATGCAGATGGGTCCACGCAGACTCATACAGTAGACACAGTTGAGCCTGTGCAGACAGCAACCACAGATGCAGCTGAGCCTGCGCAGACCCTCATTGCAGATACAGAGGAGCCTGCGCAGACCCGCTCTGCAGACACAAAAGAGACTAATGCAGATGGGTCCACGCAGACTCATACAGTAGACACAGTTGAACCTGCGCAGACAGTCACCACAGATGCAGCTGAGCCTGCGCAGACGGACTCTACAGAGACAG GTGGTGCATCTGTCTCAGATGAGCAGGAACAGAAGTCTTCAGACGCCTCTGAGACG GTGGAGCAGAAAGAGAGCGGCACACGGAGAGGACGATCATCTGCTCAGAGggcag CAAATCAAACCAGAAACGATAATGAAAAAGAGCAAACATCTAATAAAGAG tgtgatgatgatgatgatgatgaagaggaggaggagagatcTGGGGCGAGCAGGACTCCACGCAGAGGAAGATCCTCCAAAGCATCTGATGCTCCACAGAGAGAAACGC GCTCTGCTTCACAACCGAAGGAGGCGGAGTCAGCTGTAGAGGAGGAGCCAAAAGAG CAGGGCCGCAGGAGTCGACGTTCCGCTGCTCAGATCAGAGACACTCCCACAG TGAAACCTGCACTGAAACGGAAGAGATCAGACGAGCTTGAGGTGAAGGAAGAACCAGAACAATCAGCCAAACACAGAAGAGATGAAG CGAGTCCGTCTGACGATCAGGACGTGATCAAAGCCAGCGATGAAGATGAGGAGAGGAAAGATGAGGAAGATGTGACT cgGAAACCTGCCCGCCGTGGACGACCCTCCAAAGCGTCCTCCGCCACTGATGACTCGG ATACAGGAGCATCAGAGAAAAGAGACGGAGAAAAGGAGGACGACGAAGAAGAGACCAAAACCCGAGCGACGACCCGCGCCGCGTCCCGTCTGGAGGCAGAGAA GAATAAACCCAGCAAACCGTCCACTCGAGCTCTGAGTAAACTGAGCGGGAAAGAGGAAAACTCCCCGAACACAcg ATCGGTGAGAGGACGGAAGCGCGACACGAGTCCTCCGGTCTCTCGCACACGCGGAGGGCAGAAACCTGACGAAGCGGCTGCAAAAAGAACCAAACGATGA
- the bod1l1 gene encoding biorientation of chromosomes in cell division protein 1-like 1 isoform X2 yields MAALHPGDPQLVSMIVNHLKTEGLFDQFRRDCLADVDTKPAYLHLRQRVDNFVSNHLANHTWSPQLNKNQLRNSIRQLVQQSGMLEQGVDRIVAQVVDPKVHHTFRPQVERIVRKFLSPNSHMEEDELPPVAPPPPVENQEPELLTADDGNEAAASSSADVQIQTSVTDPIHDPTEDETMDISLPEEEEERGAEMKDEPQEEPGKDGGQEEEEEKDAEMEEVKEEGDAGKENSSKSSGKTREENRETDSQKPSSVKQKTRERLREEYSLEDSDLEALSDITVSSVHTSDLSSFEGDSDDDEPPSESTEEGEISSEDEGGRKTGEDAEGSGEKKPRGVRQGYVHKPFLYSRYYSDSDDEVTVEQRRRSVAKEKEERLLKRQQNRERMEEKRRLRAAQNEEQDRKKQADQRPRAKEARKEKKFLEKKVALSRQRKRDSRKEDDRKKSDTEGDSANKDVKAVSLKSGRRLSDLEEQRRKKADGEEKPPDKNRVHSFILDLELGTEERQRKAVRKDSHSKEKERKDKEKEKERSGGPDERLKHKLRKTGDAAGDTEKDGGAARGGAADEKKGAKVKPDRKSSVSSREIKTEAADEGNLKKGKTAVGEKEKPKVSGKSLRRLDSTGSSEERSEVETGSEVSRKKDKHPKDILKRSKSHPEAKPGEKLKVRSDRKDSSADKSQPQKSISENESDVRKVEAGPKVKSLSEKHKSKSQNPAAGKSDKKSETKTKAGSTEQKKEERKTSEEKAKVAKKTSEKKVPKDSERKSEEKESSAALEPAAVSSTTPLPDDPYGALSDVTPESEDEDAVAKEPRPLSAEADALLSLMDVCTSASELAARRETEADMKMKEAALTLLSMDPDIARSSDLISDSQVAMETLPTGTGSALYYAVTETNSESASGSSSQDAAASVATVEPMETEPLGLQEVTSEAGDERDKERDSQMLTADAAKSTLKVTADAAESMQTLTADVNESTQTFTADAAEPTQTLTADVNESTQTLTADTAESALTVSAGAAEPTQTLTADAAEPTQTLTADAAEPMQTLTADAAEPTQTLTADAAEPMQTLTADAAEPTQTLTAEAAESTLTVHADPAEATQTLTADAAESTLTVPADAAEPTQTLTAEAAESTLTVPADAAEPTQTLTAEAAESTLTVHADAAEPTQTLTADAAESTLIVHADAAEATQTLTAEAAESTLTVHADAAEPTQTLTAEAAESTLTVHADAAEPTQTLTADAAESTLTVPADAAEATQTLTADPAESEQTLTAGAALSVQTFSADAAEPLQTIITDTPETVQTLSANMAESSAQALTENAAESTSTVPADAAEPAQPLTADTKETDTDEPVQTLMEYTAVSIDAAEPAQMLTADTAEAAQTFAADTKEADADEPTQTHTVDTVESEKTVTTDAAEPAQNLIADTAEPAQTFVADTVKPLPSRSADTKGTDADESMQTHTVDTVEPVQTATTDAAEPAQTLIADTEEPAQTRSADTKETDADGSTQTHTVDTVEPVQTATTDAAEPAQTLIADTEEPAQTRSADTKETNADGSTQTHTVDTVEPAQTVTTDAAEPAQTDSTETGGASVSDEQEQKSSDASETVEQKESGTRRGRSSAQRAANQTRNDNEKEQTSNKECDDDDDDEEEEERSGASRTPRRGRSSKASDAPQRETRSASQPKEAESAVEEEPKEGRRSRRSAAQIRDTPTVKPALKRKRSDELEVKEEPEQSAKHRRDEASPSDDQDVIKASDEDEERKDEEDVTRKPARRGRPSKASSATDDSDTGASEKRDGEKEDDEEETKTRATTRAASRLEAEKNKPSKPSTRALSKLSGKEENSPNTRSVRGRKRDTSPPVSRTRGGQKPDEAAAKRTKR; encoded by the exons ATGGCGGCGCTTCATCCCGGTGACCCGCAGCTGGTGTCGATGATCGTCAATCACCTGAAGACGGAGGGGCTGTTCGATCAGTTCAGGAGGGACTGTCTGGCGGACGTGGATACAAAG CCGGCGTATCTACACTTACGGCAGCGAGTCGACAACTTCGTGTCCAACCATCTGGCCAATCACACGTGGAGTCCACAGCTGAACAAGAACCAGCTGAGGAACAGCATCAGACAGCTGGTCCAGCA GTCCGGTATGCTGGAGCAGGGAGTGGACCGGATCGTGGCTCAGGTCGTTGATCCGAAGGTCCATCACACCTTTCGTCCGCAGGTGGAGCGAATCGTCCGGAAGTTTCTGTCTCCAAACAGCCACATGGAGGAGGACGAACTTCCTCCTGTAGCCCCGCCCCCTCCTGTGGAGAACCAGGAACCGGAACTGCTCACCGCAGATGATGGAAATGAAGCCG CTGCGAGTTCCAGCGCTGATGTTCAGATCCAGACGAGCGTTACCGACCCGATCCATGATCCCACAGAGGACGAGACGATGGACATCAGCCTCcctgaggaagaggaggagcgTGGCGCAGAGATGAAGGACGAACCGCAGGAGGAGCCTGGGAAAGACGGGGGAcaggaggaagaagaggagaAGGATGCGGAGATGGAGGAGGTGAAGGAGGAGGGAGACGCGGGGAAAGAGAACAGCAGTAAATCCTCAGGGAAGACGAGAGAGGAGAACCGGGAAACGGACTCGCAGAAACCCTCCAGCGTCAAACAGAAGACCAGAGAGCGGCTGAGAGAGG aGTACTCACTGGAGGACTCAGATCTGGAGGCTCTCAGTGACATCACCGTGAGTTCGGTCCACACCAGCGATCTGTCCTCGTTCGAGGGCGACAGCGATGATGACGAGCCGCCGTCTGAGTCCACAGAGGAGGGAGAGATCAGCTCTGAGG atgagGGCGGACGGAAGACGGGTGAGGACGCTGAGGGAAGCGGGGAGAAGAAGCCTCGCGGCGTGAGACAGGGATACGTACACAAACCCTTCCTGTACTCGCGCTACTACAGCGACTCTGATGACGAGGTGACGGTGGAGCAGCGCCGGCGATCGGTG GCCAAAGAAAAAGAGGAGCGTCTGCTGAAGCGGCAGCAGAACCGTGAGCGAATGGAGGAGAAACGCCGGCTGAGAGCAGCGCAGAATGAGGAACAGG ATCGGAAGAAACAGGCGGATCAGAGACCGAGAGCCAAAGAGGCTCGAAAAGAGAAGAAGTTCCTGGAGAAGAAAGTGGCTCTGagcagacagagaaagagagactcCAG AAAAGAGGATGACAGGAAGAAAAGTGACACTGAGGGTGATTCAGCCAACAAAGAT GTGAAGGCGGTGAGTCTGAAGTCAGGACGACGGCTGTCTGATCTGGAAGAGCAGCGCAGGAAGAAGGCAGACGGTGAAGAGAAACCCCCTGACAAAAACCGTGTTCACTCCTTCATCCTGGACCTGGAGCTGGGAACGGAGGAACGTCAGAGGAAAGCAGTTCGGAAAGACTCGCACTCCAAAGAAAAGGAGCGCAAGGATAAGGAGAAGGAAAAAGAGCGCAGCGGCGGCCCTGATGAACGACTCAAGCACAAACTCAGGAAGACTGGAGACGCCGCTGGAGACACTGAGAAAGACGGAGGGGCTGCGAGAGGAGGAGCAGCTGATGAGAAGAAGGGGGCAAAGGTCAAGCCGGACAGGAAAAGTTCTGTGTCATCCCGAGAAATCAAGACGGAAGCTGCGGATGAAGGGAACCTAAAGAAAGGAAAGACGGCCGTGGGTGAGAAGGAGAAACCGAAGGTGAGCGGCAAGAGCCTCCGCCGTCTGGACTCCACCGGCTCCTCAGAGGAGAGGTCAGAGGTCGAGACAGGTTCAGAGGTCAGCCGGAAGAAAGACAAGCACCCTAAAGATATTCTGAAGAGGTCAAAGAGTCATCCAGAGGCTAAACCGGGAGAGAAGCTCAAGGTGAGGTCGGATAGGAAGGATTCATCTGCAGACAAGTCTCAACCGCAGAAATCCATCTCGGAAAATGAGAGCGACGTCCGAAAGGTGGAGGCAGGGCCGAAGGTCAAGTCCCTATCTGAGAAACACAAGTCTAAATCCCAGAATCCTGCGGCAGGCAAATCGGACAAAAAAAGTGAAACCAAGACTAAAGCAGGAAGCACAGAACAGAAGAAAGAGGAAAGGAAAACGTCGGAGGAGAAAGCGAAGGTTGCGAAGAAAACAAGTGAGAAGAAGGTGCCGAAAGATTCCGAGAGGAAGTCCGAAGAGAAGGAGAGTTCTGCCGCACTGGAACCCGCGGCCGTCTCCAGCACCACACCTCTACCGGACGACCCTTACGGCGCCCTGAGCGACGTCACTCCCGAATCAGAGGATGAGGATGCGGTGGCCAAAGAGCCCCGCCCACTATCAGCAGAAGCCGACGCCCTCTTGAGCCTGATGGACGTCTGCACCTCCGCCTCGGAGCTGGCAGCCCGGCGGGAAACAGAGGCCGACATGAAGATGAAGGAAGCGGCGCTTACGCTGCTCTCCATGGATCCGGATATCGCACGCTCCTCGGATCTAATCTCCGATTCTCAGGTTGCCATGGAGACGCTTCCTACAGGCACAGGAAGTGCATTGTATTACGCTGTGACTGAGACGAACAGTGAGTCCGCCAGCGGCTCCTCATCCCAGGATGCAG CTGCATCTGTCGCCACAGTGGAACCCATGGAGACGGAGCCTCTCGGGTTGCAGGAAGTGACGTCAGAG GCTGGTGATGAaagagacaaagagagagacTCACAGATGCTTACAGCAGATGCAGCTAAATCCACGTTGAAGGTCACTGCAGACGCAGCCGAGTCCATGCAGACCCTCACTGCAGACGTTAATGAGTCCACACAGACCTTCACTGCAGACGCAGCTGAGCCAACGCAGACCCTCACTGCAGACGTTAATGAGTCCACGCAGACCCTCACTGCAGACACAGCTGAATCCGCACTGACAGTCTCTGCAGGCGCAGCTGAGCCAACGCAGACCCTCACTGCAGATGCAGCCGAGCCAACGCAGACCCTCACTGCAGACGCAGCTGAGCCAATGCAGACCCTCACTGCTGATGCAGCCGAGCCAACGCAGACCCTCACTGCAGACGCAGCTGAGCCAATGCAGACCCTCACTGCAGATGCAGCCGAGCCAACGCAGACCCTCACTGCAGAAGCTGCTGAATCCACATTGACAGTCCACGCAGACCCAGCTGAGGCAACGCAGACCCTCACTGCTGATGCAGCTGAATCCACATTGACAGTCCCCGCAGATGCAGCCGAGCCAACGCAGACCCTCACTGCAGAAGCTGCTGAATCCACATTGACAGTCCCCGCAGATGCAGCCGAGCCAACGCAGACCCTCACTGCAGAAGCTGCTGAATCCACATTGACAGTCCACGCAGACGCAGCTGAGCCAACGCAGACCCTCACTGCTGATGCAGCTGAATCCACATTGATAGTCCACGCAGACGCAGCTGAGGCAACGCAGACCCTCACTGCAGAAGCTGCTGAATCCACATTGACAGTCCACGCAGACGCAGCTGAGCCAACGCAGACCCTCACTGCAGAAGCTGCTGAATCCACATTGACAGTCCACGCAGACGCAGCTGAGCCAACGCAGACCCTCACTGCAGATGCAGCTGAATCCACATTGACAGTCCCTGCAGACGCAGCTGAGGCAACGCAGACCCTCACTGCAGACCCAGCTGAGTCAGAGCAAACCCTCACTGCAGGTGCAGCCTTGTCAGTGCAGACTTTTTCTGCAGATGCTGCCGAGCCCCTGCAGACCATCATTACAGACACTCCTGAGACAGTACAAACCCTCAGTGCAAACATGGCTGAGTCATCTGCGCAGGCTCTCACTGAAAACGCAGCTGAATCAACGTCAACGGTTCCTGCAGATGCAGCTGAGCCTGCGCAGCCCCTCACTGCAGACACAAAGGAGACAGATACAGATGAGCCTGTGCAGACCTTAATGGAATACACTGCAGTTTCTATAGACGCAGCAGAGCCTGCACAGATGCTTACGGCAGACACAGCTGAGGCCGCACAGACCTTTGCCGCAGACACAAAAGAGGCTGATGCAGATGAGCCCACGCAGACTCATACAGTAGACACAGTTGAGTCTGAAAAGACAGTCACCACAGATGCAGCCGAGCCTGCGCAGAACCTCATTGCAGATACGGCCGAGCCTGCGCAGACCTTTGTTGCAGATACAGTGAAGCCTCTGCCGTCCCGCTCTGCAGACACAAAAGGGACTGATGCCGATGAGTCCATGCAGACTCATACAGTAGACACAGTTGAGCCTGTGCAGACAGCAACCACAGATGCAGCTGAGCCTGCGCAGACCCTCATTGCAGATACAGAGGAGCCTGCGCAGACCCGCTCTGCAGACACAAAAGAGACTGATGCAGATGGGTCCACGCAGACTCATACAGTAGACACAGTTGAGCCTGTGCAGACAGCAACCACAGATGCAGCTGAGCCTGCGCAGACCCTCATTGCAGATACAGAGGAGCCTGCGCAGACCCGCTCTGCAGACACAAAAGAGACTAATGCAGATGGGTCCACGCAGACTCATACAGTAGACACAGTTGAACCTGCGCAGACAGTCACCACAGATGCAGCTGAGCCTGCGCAGACGGACTCTACAGAGACAG GTGGTGCATCTGTCTCAGATGAGCAGGAACAGAAGTCTTCAGACGCCTCTGAGACG GTGGAGCAGAAAGAGAGCGGCACACGGAGAGGACGATCATCTGCTCAGAGggcag CAAATCAAACCAGAAACGATAATGAAAAAGAGCAAACATCTAATAAAGAG tgtgatgatgatgatgatgatgaagaggaggaggagagatcTGGGGCGAGCAGGACTCCACGCAGAGGAAGATCCTCCAAAGCATCTGATGCTCCACAGAGAGAAACGC GCTCTGCTTCACAACCGAAGGAGGCGGAGTCAGCTGTAGAGGAGGAGCCAAAAGAG GGCCGCAGGAGTCGACGTTCCGCTGCTCAGATCAGAGACACTCCCACAG TGAAACCTGCACTGAAACGGAAGAGATCAGACGAGCTTGAGGTGAAGGAAGAACCAGAACAATCAGCCAAACACAGAAGAGATGAAG CGAGTCCGTCTGACGATCAGGACGTGATCAAAGCCAGCGATGAAGATGAGGAGAGGAAAGATGAGGAAGATGTGACT cgGAAACCTGCCCGCCGTGGACGACCCTCCAAAGCGTCCTCCGCCACTGATGACTCGG ATACAGGAGCATCAGAGAAAAGAGACGGAGAAAAGGAGGACGACGAAGAAGAGACCAAAACCCGAGCGACGACCCGCGCCGCGTCCCGTCTGGAGGCAGAGAA GAATAAACCCAGCAAACCGTCCACTCGAGCTCTGAGTAAACTGAGCGGGAAAGAGGAAAACTCCCCGAACACAcg ATCGGTGAGAGGACGGAAGCGCGACACGAGTCCTCCGGTCTCTCGCACACGCGGAGGGCAGAAACCTGACGAAGCGGCTGCAAAAAGAACCAAACGATGA